From the Streptomyces nigrescens genome, one window contains:
- a CDS encoding TetR/AcrR family transcriptional regulator, protein MARPRKPLLSRERIVSTALALIDSEGLPALSTRRLAAELGVSGPSLYNHFTTKDEILDAVADTVIAKVDVSAFETGTDWRTGLLDWARSYRAALAAHPHIVPFLAQGPGRRPAGLKMADAAFGGMVEAGWPPAQATRVCAMVRYFVAGSALGSFARGFVDDPSAYDPADYPHLGQAHLLAEHQRQVDEGAFETGLRALVDGLALQHPDLVPPEGR, encoded by the coding sequence ATGGCCCGACCCCGCAAGCCCCTTCTGAGCCGCGAGCGCATCGTCTCCACGGCGCTGGCGCTCATCGATTCCGAGGGGCTTCCGGCGCTCTCCACCCGGCGCCTGGCGGCGGAGCTGGGCGTGAGCGGGCCGTCGCTCTACAACCACTTCACGACCAAGGACGAGATCCTCGACGCGGTGGCCGACACGGTCATCGCCAAGGTCGATGTGTCGGCGTTCGAGACCGGCACGGACTGGCGCACCGGGCTGCTCGACTGGGCCCGCTCCTACCGCGCGGCGCTCGCCGCGCATCCGCACATCGTGCCGTTCCTCGCCCAGGGCCCCGGCCGCCGCCCCGCCGGCCTGAAGATGGCCGACGCGGCGTTCGGCGGAATGGTGGAGGCGGGCTGGCCGCCCGCCCAGGCCACCAGGGTCTGCGCCATGGTCCGCTACTTCGTGGCCGGCTCCGCACTGGGCTCCTTCGCCCGCGGCTTCGTCGACGACCCGAGCGCCTACGACCCCGCCGACTACCCCCACCTGGGCCAGGCGCATCTCCTCGCGGAACACCAACGCCAGGTGGACGAGGGCGCATTCGAAACCGGCCTGCGGGCCCTGGTGGACGGCCTGGCACTACAACACCCGGACCTCGTACCGCCGGAGGGCCGCTGA
- the soxR gene encoding redox-sensitive transcriptional activator SoxR produces MPQLPYKVHELSVGQLSARSGAAVSALHFYESKGLISSTRTAGNQRRYSRDALRRVAFVRAAQRVGIPLAVIRDALAELPDERTPNRADWARLSEVWRSELDERISQLVELRDRLTDCIGCGCLSLEKCALSNPYDNLGEQGPGARRLRVDRSVRDPEGAQRRAGGEQQPGPALRDQPDEKAAQAAQDVQDEPYGQGCCPEER; encoded by the coding sequence GTGCCCCAGCTTCCGTACAAGGTTCATGAGCTCTCCGTCGGCCAGCTCTCCGCGCGTAGTGGCGCCGCGGTGTCCGCGCTGCACTTCTACGAGTCCAAGGGGCTGATCAGCAGCACCCGGACGGCGGGCAACCAGCGCCGCTACAGCCGTGACGCACTGCGCCGGGTCGCGTTCGTACGGGCGGCGCAGCGGGTCGGCATTCCGCTCGCGGTGATCCGCGACGCGCTGGCGGAGCTGCCCGACGAGCGCACCCCCAACCGCGCCGACTGGGCCCGGCTCTCCGAGGTCTGGCGCTCCGAGCTGGACGAGCGGATCAGCCAACTCGTCGAGCTGCGCGACCGGTTGACCGACTGCATCGGCTGTGGCTGCCTCTCGCTGGAGAAGTGCGCGCTGTCCAATCCGTACGACAACCTCGGTGAGCAGGGGCCCGGCGCGCGGCGGCTGCGGGTCGACCGGAGCGTCAGGGACCCGGAGGGGGCACAGCGGCGCGCCGGCGGTGAGCAGCAGCCCGGACCGGCGCTCCGGGACCAGCCGGACGAGAAGGCCGCGCAGGCCGCGCAGGACGTGCAGGACGAGCCTTACGGGCAGGGGTGCTGTCCGGAGGAGCGCTGA
- a CDS encoding OFA family MFS transporter: MLALARSRSVAPPGWSRWLVPPAALSIHLAIGQAYAWSVFKPPLESSLQLSGTASALPFQLAIVMLGLSAAFGGTLVERNGPRWAMCVSAVCFSAGFLVAALGAATGRYPLIVLGYGFLGGIGLGIGYISPVSTLIKWFPDRPGMATGIAIMGFGGGALIASPWSAQLLAGLGSDTSGIAGTFLVMGLSYGVFMTLGVLLVRVPADDWRPPAGPAPGTPAARALVTTAQVSARSALRTPQFWCLWVILCMNVTAGIGILEKAAPMISDFFAHTAAPVSASAAAGFVGMLSLANMLGRIVWSSASDLVGRKNIYRLYLGVGALMYLLIALAGDSSKPLFIACAVVILSFYGGGFATVPAYLTDLFGTYQVGAIHGRLLTAWSTAGILGPLIVNAVADARKSAGRSGPELYTTSFFIMIGLLAVGFAANELIRPVHPRHHEPPAPGARSAAGTATPKGAEQ, from the coding sequence ATGCTCGCGCTCGCCCGCTCCCGCAGCGTCGCCCCTCCGGGATGGAGCCGCTGGCTCGTCCCGCCCGCCGCCCTGTCCATCCATCTCGCCATCGGACAGGCCTATGCCTGGAGCGTGTTCAAACCGCCCCTGGAGTCCTCCCTCCAGCTGTCCGGGACGGCCTCCGCGCTCCCCTTCCAGCTGGCCATCGTGATGCTGGGGCTGTCCGCCGCGTTCGGGGGCACGCTCGTCGAACGCAACGGCCCGCGCTGGGCGATGTGCGTCTCGGCGGTCTGCTTCTCCGCCGGCTTCCTGGTCGCCGCCCTCGGCGCGGCCACCGGCCGCTACCCCCTCATCGTCCTCGGTTACGGCTTCCTCGGCGGCATCGGCCTGGGCATCGGCTACATCTCCCCGGTCTCCACCCTCATCAAGTGGTTCCCCGACCGGCCCGGTATGGCCACCGGTATCGCCATCATGGGCTTCGGCGGGGGCGCGCTGATCGCCTCGCCCTGGTCGGCCCAGCTCCTCGCCGGCCTCGGCTCGGACACCTCCGGTATCGCCGGAACCTTCCTGGTCATGGGCCTGTCCTATGGCGTCTTCATGACCCTCGGCGTGCTGCTGGTGCGGGTCCCGGCCGACGACTGGCGGCCGCCCGCCGGCCCGGCCCCCGGCACCCCGGCGGCCCGTGCGCTCGTCACCACCGCCCAGGTCTCCGCCCGCAGCGCGCTGCGCACCCCGCAGTTCTGGTGCCTGTGGGTCATCCTCTGCATGAATGTCACGGCGGGCATCGGCATCCTGGAGAAGGCCGCCCCGATGATCTCCGACTTCTTCGCACACACCGCGGCACCGGTGAGCGCCTCGGCGGCGGCCGGCTTCGTCGGCATGCTCTCGCTGGCCAACATGCTCGGCCGGATCGTCTGGTCCTCGGCCTCCGACCTGGTGGGCCGCAAGAACATCTACCGTCTCTACCTCGGCGTCGGCGCCCTGATGTATCTGCTGATCGCGCTGGCCGGCGACTCCTCCAAGCCACTGTTCATCGCCTGCGCGGTGGTGATCCTCTCCTTCTACGGCGGCGGATTCGCCACCGTCCCGGCGTACTTGACCGACCTGTTCGGCACCTACCAGGTCGGCGCGATCCACGGCCGGCTGCTGACGGCCTGGTCCACGGCGGGCATCCTCGGCCCGCTGATCGTCAATGCCGTGGCGGACGCGCGGAAGTCCGCCGGCCGCAGCGGCCCGGAGCTCTACACCACCTCGTTCTTCATCATGATCGGCCTGCTGGCCGTGGGCTTCGCCGCCAACGAACTGATCCGCCCCGTGCACCCCCGCCACCATGAACCGCCCGCGCCCGGCGCGCGGTCCGCGGCCGGCACCGCCACCCCGAAGGGAGCCGAGCAGTGA
- a CDS encoding MFS transporter small subunit, whose protein sequence is MTTRRALLLVLVWLWVGIPFLYGLYELSLKLKQLFTG, encoded by the coding sequence GTGACCACCCGCCGCGCCCTGCTTCTCGTCCTCGTCTGGCTGTGGGTGGGCATTCCGTTCCTCTACGGCCTTTACGAACTGTCCCTCAAACTGAAACAACTGTTCACGGGCTGA
- a CDS encoding MFS transporter, with product MDTAPSAPHGNTGTPPSTRSRRRVATAAALASAVEWYDYFVFGIAAALVLGPAFFPSGSEAAGVLASFATFAVGFLARPVGGVIAGQLGDRHGRKPMLVLALTVMGLATTAIGLLPSYDTIGLAAPILLVVLRLLQGIAVGAQWGGAMLMATEYAPEGKRGLYGSLVQLGVPLGVITANSAFLLAGALTDERSFSTWGWRLPFLVGVLVLLLARYIHTRVEETPAFRAAEEKLATAEQAAAARRSPLREILRHHLRTVLLAGGSFAVNTATFYILITGVLDYATRELDMRRTSVLAVSLLVSLTQLAMIPAAAALSDRIGRLRVYAAGAVGLLLWAVPMFLLIDTASLVWLAVGTFVCSCFLSIMYGPQAALFAELFTAEMRYTGASLGYQISAILGGGLAPFVMVLLLEASGTSMAVSGYIMALSVIALVSIWLLIRRAGTTAAPGGGAEPGATKVQG from the coding sequence ATGGACACGGCCCCCTCCGCGCCACACGGCAACACCGGCACCCCGCCCTCCACCCGCAGCCGCCGCAGGGTCGCCACCGCCGCGGCCCTCGCCTCCGCCGTCGAGTGGTACGACTACTTCGTCTTCGGCATCGCCGCCGCACTCGTCCTCGGCCCCGCCTTCTTCCCTTCGGGCAGCGAGGCCGCCGGTGTGCTCGCCTCCTTCGCGACCTTCGCGGTGGGCTTTCTGGCCCGTCCCGTCGGCGGTGTGATCGCCGGTCAGCTCGGGGACCGGCACGGCCGTAAGCCCATGCTGGTGCTCGCCCTGACCGTCATGGGGCTGGCCACCACCGCCATCGGCCTGCTCCCTTCCTACGACACCATCGGGCTGGCCGCGCCGATCCTGCTGGTCGTCCTGCGGCTGCTGCAGGGCATCGCGGTCGGCGCCCAGTGGGGTGGTGCGATGCTGATGGCCACCGAATACGCCCCCGAGGGCAAACGCGGGCTCTACGGCTCACTGGTGCAACTCGGCGTCCCCCTCGGCGTGATCACCGCCAACTCCGCCTTCCTGCTGGCCGGCGCGCTCACCGACGAGCGGTCCTTCAGCACCTGGGGCTGGCGGCTGCCCTTCCTCGTCGGCGTACTGGTGCTCCTCCTCGCCCGCTACATCCACACCCGCGTCGAGGAGACCCCCGCGTTCCGGGCCGCGGAAGAGAAGCTGGCGACGGCCGAGCAGGCCGCCGCGGCACGCCGTTCCCCGCTGCGCGAGATCCTGCGGCACCATCTCCGCACGGTTCTGCTGGCCGGCGGCTCGTTCGCGGTCAACACCGCCACCTTCTACATCCTCATCACCGGCGTCCTGGACTACGCCACCCGCGAGCTGGACATGCGGCGCACCTCCGTACTGGCCGTCTCGCTGCTGGTCAGCCTCACCCAACTCGCCATGATTCCGGCCGCCGCGGCGCTGTCCGACCGGATCGGCCGGCTGCGGGTCTACGCCGCTGGCGCCGTCGGACTGCTGCTCTGGGCGGTGCCGATGTTCCTGCTCATCGACACGGCGTCGCTGGTGTGGCTGGCCGTCGGCACCTTCGTCTGCAGCTGCTTCCTGAGCATCATGTACGGGCCGCAGGCCGCGCTGTTCGCCGAACTGTTCACCGCCGAGATGCGCTACACCGGCGCCTCGCTCGGCTATCAGATCAGCGCCATCCTGGGCGGCGGACTCGCGCCCTTCGTGATGGTGCTGCTGCTGGAGGCGAGCGGCACCTCGATGGCGGTGTCCGGCTACATCATGGCGCTGTCCGTCATCGCGCTGGTGTCCATCTGGCTCCTGATCCGCCGCGCCGGGACGACAGCCGCACCGGGGGGTGGGGCGGAGCCGGGGGCGACGAAGGTTCAGGGGTGA
- a CDS encoding TetR/AcrR family transcriptional regulator produces the protein MGAAAERAEEENEEWAGVTPDAARRLVSAAVEAFAERGYHATTTRDIAGRAGMSPAALYIHYKTKEELLYRISGIGHEKALRIMGAAAEAGGSATERLRDAVRTFARWHAEHHTTARVIQYELQALSPEHYTEITGLRRRTDRLLRQVIQDGADSGEFRADDVPGTTLAVLSLCVDVARWFTSDGPRTPDEVGTLYADLVLRMVGAPPVA, from the coding sequence ATGGGTGCGGCGGCGGAGCGGGCCGAAGAGGAGAACGAGGAATGGGCCGGGGTGACCCCGGACGCCGCGCGACGGCTGGTCAGCGCCGCCGTCGAGGCCTTCGCCGAACGCGGCTACCACGCCACCACCACCCGTGACATCGCCGGCCGGGCCGGTATGAGCCCGGCCGCCCTCTACATCCACTACAAGACCAAGGAAGAGCTGCTCTACCGCATCAGCGGCATCGGCCACGAGAAGGCGCTGCGCATCATGGGCGCCGCCGCCGAGGCCGGGGGCAGCGCCACCGAGCGGCTCCGCGACGCCGTCCGCACCTTCGCCCGCTGGCACGCGGAGCACCACACGACCGCCCGGGTCATCCAGTACGAACTCCAGGCGCTGAGCCCCGAGCACTACACCGAGATCACCGGACTGCGCCGCCGGACCGACCGGTTGCTGCGACAGGTCATCCAGGACGGCGCCGACAGCGGGGAGTTCCGGGCCGACGACGTACCGGGCACCACCCTCGCGGTGCTGTCGCTGTGTGTGGACGTGGCCCGCTGGTTCACCTCGGACGGCCCGCGCACACCCGACGAGGTCGGCACCCTCTACGCCGACCTCGTGCTGCGCATGGTGGGTGCGCCGCCGGTCGCCTAG
- a CDS encoding MaoC family dehydratase: MAEPRVFGSLDELRAAVGEELGTSDWLEIDQKRIDLFAEATGDHQWIHVDQEKAAAGPFGTTIAHGYLTLSLLPALVPQLMRVDNVKMGINYGTNKVRFPATVPVGSRLRATARIADVTEVSGGVQLATVVTIEREGGDKPVCVAETVSRFYL, translated from the coding sequence ATGGCAGAGCCCCGAGTGTTTGGATCGCTCGACGAACTGCGGGCCGCGGTCGGTGAGGAGCTGGGCACCAGCGACTGGCTGGAGATCGACCAGAAGCGGATCGATCTGTTCGCGGAGGCCACCGGCGATCACCAGTGGATCCATGTGGACCAGGAGAAGGCCGCGGCAGGCCCCTTCGGCACCACCATCGCGCACGGCTATCTGACGCTGTCGCTGCTGCCCGCCCTCGTCCCGCAGCTGATGCGGGTCGACAACGTGAAGATGGGCATCAACTACGGCACCAACAAGGTGCGCTTCCCCGCCACCGTGCCGGTCGGCTCGCGGCTGCGCGCCACGGCCAGGATCGCGGATGTGACCGAGGTGTCCGGCGGCGTGCAGCTCGCCACGGTCGTCACGATCGAACGCGAGGGCGGCGACAAGCCGGTCTGCGTCGCGGAGACGGTCAGCCGCTTCTACCTGTAG
- a CDS encoding aldehyde dehydrogenase family protein → MKQHDAMYIDGSWRPAEGGGTIEVVNPADEQVIAAVPAGSAQDVDAAVRAARAALPGWAATPPGERADRLAALRDQLAARAEEVAATVTAELGSPLAFSTAVHAGVPVAVCGSYAELARTYSFEETLGNSTVLHEPLGVVGAITPWNYPLHQIVAKVAPALAAGCTVVLKPAEDTPLVAQLFAECVDAAGIPAGVFNLVTGLGPVAGQALAEHDGVDLVSFTGSTAVGRRIGALAGGAVKRVALELGGKSANVILPGADLPKAVAVGVANVMANSGQTCSAWTRMLVHRDHYAEAVELATAAAAKYVPGERTGPLVNAAQRDRVRGYVAQGIAEGARVVAGGPEAAVPGTGYYVAPTVFADVTPEMTIAQEEIFGPVLSILKYEDEDDAARIANDTIYGLAGAVWAGDEATAVAFARRLHTGQVDINGGRFNPLAPFGGYKQSGVGRELGPHGLTEYLQTKSLQF, encoded by the coding sequence GTGAAGCAGCACGACGCGATGTACATCGACGGAAGCTGGCGGCCCGCCGAGGGCGGCGGGACGATCGAGGTCGTCAACCCGGCCGATGAGCAGGTGATCGCGGCCGTCCCGGCCGGCTCCGCGCAGGACGTGGACGCCGCCGTACGGGCCGCCCGCGCCGCCCTGCCGGGCTGGGCGGCCACCCCGCCGGGGGAGCGGGCGGACCGGCTGGCCGCACTGCGCGACCAGCTGGCCGCCCGGGCCGAGGAGGTGGCCGCGACCGTCACCGCCGAGCTCGGCTCGCCGCTCGCCTTCAGTACGGCGGTGCACGCCGGAGTGCCGGTCGCGGTCTGCGGCTCGTACGCCGAACTGGCCCGTACGTACTCCTTCGAGGAGACGCTCGGCAACTCCACCGTGCTGCACGAACCGCTCGGCGTGGTCGGCGCGATCACGCCGTGGAACTACCCGCTCCACCAGATCGTCGCCAAGGTCGCCCCGGCGCTCGCGGCCGGCTGCACGGTGGTGCTCAAGCCCGCCGAGGACACCCCGCTGGTCGCCCAGCTGTTCGCCGAGTGCGTCGATGCGGCCGGGATACCCGCGGGTGTCTTCAATCTCGTCACCGGCCTCGGCCCGGTCGCCGGACAGGCGCTCGCCGAGCACGACGGGGTCGATCTGGTCTCCTTCACCGGCTCGACGGCCGTCGGCAGGCGGATCGGTGCCCTCGCGGGCGGCGCGGTCAAGAGGGTCGCGCTGGAGCTGGGCGGCAAGTCCGCCAATGTCATCCTGCCCGGCGCCGACCTGCCCAAGGCCGTCGCGGTCGGCGTCGCGAACGTCATGGCCAACTCCGGCCAGACCTGCAGCGCCTGGACCCGGATGCTGGTCCACCGGGACCACTACGCCGAGGCGGTGGAGCTGGCGACGGCGGCCGCCGCGAAGTACGTACCCGGCGAGAGGACCGGTCCGCTGGTCAACGCCGCCCAACGGGACCGGGTGCGCGGCTATGTCGCGCAGGGCATCGCCGAGGGCGCGCGGGTCGTGGCGGGCGGCCCGGAGGCGGCCGTCCCCGGGACGGGCTACTACGTCGCACCGACCGTCTTCGCGGACGTCACCCCGGAGATGACCATCGCCCAGGAGGAGATCTTCGGCCCGGTCCTGTCGATCCTGAAGTACGAGGACGAGGACGACGCGGCCCGGATCGCCAACGACACGATCTACGGGCTGGCCGGTGCGGTCTGGGCGGGCGACGAGGCCACGGCGGTCGCCTTCGCCCGGCGCCTGCACACCGGGCAGGTCGACATCAACGGCGGCCGCTTCAACCCCCTTGCCCCGTTCGGCGGTTACAAGCAGTCCGGCGTCGGCCGGGAGCTGGGCCCGCACGGCCTGACCGAATATCTGCAGACCAAGTCGCTGCAGTTCTGA
- a CDS encoding zinc-binding dehydrogenase, whose product MVRAAVLPAVNAPLEITEIDLPEPGPGQVRIRLAAAGVCHSDLSLSNGTLRQPAPAVLGHEGAGTVTAVGPDVTTVAPGDQVVLNWAPSCGDCHFCGLAEPWLCAHSGLAANAPYARRADDATELYPGLGTAVFAEETVVSARAALPLPDGVPLADAALLGCAVLTGWGAVHHSARVRAGESVVVFGVGGVGLATLQAARIAGAGTVVAVDVSPEKEELARSAGATEFLVAGDDTAKRVRKLTGGMGADVAVECVGRADTIRTAWSATRRGGRTTVVGIGGQDQQVSFSALELFYFGRTLSGCVYGNTDPARDLPLIAGHIRSGAFDLSTLVTDRIGLADIPAAFDAMLAGKGGRALVVF is encoded by the coding sequence GTGGTCCGCGCCGCCGTACTGCCCGCCGTCAACGCCCCCCTGGAGATCACCGAGATCGACCTGCCCGAGCCCGGCCCCGGCCAGGTCCGCATCCGGCTCGCCGCCGCCGGCGTCTGCCACTCCGATCTCTCCCTGTCCAACGGCACCCTGCGCCAGCCCGCCCCGGCCGTCCTCGGGCACGAGGGCGCGGGCACCGTCACCGCGGTCGGCCCCGACGTGACCACGGTGGCCCCCGGCGACCAGGTCGTCCTCAACTGGGCGCCGTCCTGCGGTGACTGCCACTTCTGCGGTCTTGCCGAGCCCTGGCTGTGCGCGCATTCCGGCCTCGCCGCGAACGCCCCGTACGCCAGGCGCGCCGACGACGCCACCGAGCTCTACCCCGGCCTGGGCACCGCCGTGTTCGCCGAGGAGACCGTGGTCTCCGCACGGGCCGCGCTGCCGCTGCCGGACGGGGTGCCGCTCGCCGATGCCGCCCTGCTCGGCTGCGCGGTGCTCACCGGCTGGGGCGCCGTGCACCACAGCGCCCGGGTGCGCGCGGGGGAGTCGGTCGTGGTCTTCGGCGTGGGCGGGGTGGGCCTGGCCACGCTACAGGCCGCGCGGATCGCGGGCGCCGGCACGGTCGTGGCCGTGGACGTCTCGCCGGAGAAGGAGGAGCTGGCCCGCTCGGCGGGCGCCACCGAGTTCCTGGTGGCGGGCGACGACACCGCCAAGCGCGTCCGCAAGCTCACCGGCGGCATGGGCGCCGATGTCGCCGTGGAGTGCGTGGGCCGCGCCGACACCATCCGTACGGCCTGGTCGGCGACCCGCCGCGGCGGCCGTACGACGGTCGTCGGCATCGGCGGCCAGGACCAGCAGGTGTCCTTCTCCGCCCTGGAACTCTTCTACTTCGGCCGCACCCTCTCCGGCTGCGTCTACGGCAACACCGACCCCGCCCGCGACCTCCCCCTCATCGCCGGACACATCCGCTCCGGCGCCTTCGACCTCTCCACCCTGGTCACCGACCGGATCGGTCTCGCCGACATCCCGGCCGCCTTCGACGCCATGCTGGCGGGCAAGGGAGGGCGGGCGTTGGTGGTCTTTTAG
- a CDS encoding acyl-CoA dehydrogenase family protein, with amino-acid sequence MNLELSAEQTAARQLAKDFTDREITPYATAWDRAEQVDRGIVKKLGDLGFLGLTVPEEYGGSGGDHLSYVLVTEELGRGDSSVRGIVSVSLGLVAKTVAAWGDEEQKRAWLPRLTSGEAVGCFGLTEPGTGSDAANLTTRAVRDGDSYVIDGAKMFITNGTWADVVLLFARTGDAPGHQGISAFLVPADSPGLERREIHGKLGLRGQATAELVLDGVRVPAAAMLGPEGKGFSVAMSALAKGRMSVAAGCVGIAQAALDAALGYAGEREQFGKPIARHQLVQELISDIAVDVDAARLLTWRVADLIDRGEPFVTAASKAKLFASEAAVRAAGNALQVFGGYGYIDEYPVGKLLRDARVMTLYEGTSQIQKLVIGRALTGVSAF; translated from the coding sequence ATGAACCTGGAGCTCAGCGCGGAGCAGACCGCGGCACGGCAGCTCGCCAAGGACTTCACCGACCGCGAGATCACCCCGTACGCCACCGCCTGGGACCGCGCGGAACAGGTCGACCGCGGCATCGTGAAGAAGCTCGGCGACCTCGGCTTCCTCGGGCTCACCGTCCCCGAGGAGTACGGCGGCTCGGGCGGCGACCACCTCTCGTACGTCCTGGTCACTGAGGAACTGGGCCGCGGGGACTCCTCGGTGCGCGGCATCGTCTCGGTCTCCCTGGGGCTGGTGGCCAAGACCGTCGCCGCGTGGGGCGACGAGGAGCAGAAGCGGGCTTGGCTGCCGCGGCTCACCTCCGGCGAGGCGGTCGGCTGCTTCGGTCTGACGGAGCCGGGCACCGGATCCGACGCCGCGAACCTCACCACCCGGGCGGTCCGCGACGGGGACAGCTATGTCATCGACGGCGCCAAGATGTTCATCACCAACGGGACCTGGGCCGATGTGGTGCTGCTCTTCGCCCGCACCGGCGACGCCCCCGGCCACCAGGGCATCAGCGCCTTCCTCGTACCCGCCGACAGCCCCGGACTGGAGCGCCGCGAGATCCACGGGAAGCTGGGACTGCGCGGCCAGGCCACCGCGGAGCTGGTCCTGGACGGCGTACGGGTTCCGGCCGCGGCGATGCTGGGCCCCGAGGGCAAGGGGTTCTCGGTCGCGATGTCCGCGCTGGCCAAGGGCCGGATGTCGGTCGCGGCCGGCTGTGTGGGCATCGCCCAGGCCGCCCTGGACGCCGCGCTCGGCTACGCGGGCGAGCGTGAGCAGTTCGGCAAGCCCATCGCCCGGCACCAGCTGGTGCAGGAGCTGATCAGCGATATCGCCGTGGACGTGGATGCCGCTCGGCTGCTGACCTGGCGGGTCGCCGATCTGATCGACCGCGGCGAACCGTTCGTCACCGCGGCGTCCAAGGCCAAGCTCTTCGCCTCCGAGGCCGCGGTGCGCGCCGCCGGCAACGCCCTCCAGGTCTTCGGCGGCTACGGCTATATCGACGAGTACCCGGTCGGCAAGCTGCTGCGGGACGCCCGGGTGATGACCCTGTACGAGGGCACCAGCCAGATACAGAAGCTGGTCATCGGGCGGGCGCTGACGGGGGTCTCCGCCTTCTGA
- a CDS encoding amidase, with translation MAELHDLTALEQAQGIRSGELSPVEITEHFLARIERLDDTLGAFLTRTPDLARKQASDAESEATAARREGRELPPLHGVPVPVKDLNQVAGVRCTMGSRALAEHVPTVDDHVVGKLRAGGTILLGKTNTPEFGLPCYTENGLAPPARTPWDLARSAGGSSGGAAAAVAAGLAPVAHASDGGGSIRIPASVCGLFGIKPSRGRISSGPLLHDVSGLATSGPLARTVADAATLLDVLAGPMPGDPFTAPSLPPGETFAAHALRDPGRLRIACLTEAPVPGIEVHPDCRTATTETAALLTGLGHEVEELSLPSDDSILLAFTRVWSVLAASRPVPPEGEELLMPLTRYLRERGAEVSGTDFTRSMYAFRMLAQSLADGLMPPGGYDVILSPTLAAPPAEVGALRDDADPQAEFAALGAFTPFTALYNATGQPAVNVPLQWNAAGLPIGVMLAGRYGDEATLIALSAQLEQARPWAGRTPSMW, from the coding sequence ATGGCCGAACTGCACGATCTGACCGCGCTAGAACAGGCCCAGGGAATCCGGTCCGGGGAGCTCTCCCCCGTGGAGATCACCGAGCACTTCCTCGCGCGGATCGAGCGGCTCGACGACACACTCGGCGCCTTCCTCACCCGCACCCCCGACCTCGCCCGCAAACAGGCCTCGGACGCGGAGAGCGAGGCCACCGCGGCCCGCCGCGAGGGCCGTGAACTCCCGCCGCTGCACGGCGTCCCCGTCCCGGTGAAGGACCTCAACCAGGTCGCGGGGGTGCGCTGCACGATGGGTTCCCGGGCGCTGGCCGAGCATGTGCCGACCGTCGACGACCATGTGGTCGGCAAGCTGCGGGCGGGCGGCACGATTCTGCTCGGCAAGACCAACACCCCCGAATTCGGGCTGCCCTGCTACACCGAGAACGGCCTCGCACCGCCCGCCCGCACCCCGTGGGACCTGGCGCGCTCGGCGGGCGGCTCCAGCGGCGGGGCCGCCGCGGCCGTGGCGGCCGGTCTGGCGCCCGTCGCGCACGCCAGCGACGGCGGCGGCTCGATCCGGATACCGGCCTCGGTCTGCGGGCTCTTCGGCATCAAGCCCAGCCGCGGCCGGATCAGCAGCGGCCCGCTGCTGCACGACGTCTCGGGCCTGGCCACCTCGGGCCCGCTGGCCCGTACGGTCGCCGACGCGGCCACCCTGCTGGACGTCCTGGCGGGGCCGATGCCCGGCGACCCGTTCACGGCGCCGTCGCTGCCGCCCGGGGAGACCTTCGCCGCCCACGCCCTCCGCGACCCGGGGCGGCTGCGGATCGCCTGCCTCACCGAGGCGCCCGTCCCCGGCATCGAGGTCCACCCCGACTGCCGTACCGCCACCACCGAGACCGCCGCCCTGCTGACCGGACTCGGCCATGAGGTCGAGGAGTTGTCGCTGCCCTCCGACGACAGCATCCTGCTCGCCTTCACCCGCGTCTGGTCGGTGCTGGCCGCGAGCCGCCCCGTGCCGCCGGAGGGCGAGGAGCTGCTGATGCCGCTCACCCGCTATCTGCGCGAGCGCGGCGCCGAGGTCTCCGGTACGGACTTCACCCGCTCGATGTATGCGTTCCGGATGCTCGCCCAGTCCCTGGCGGACGGTCTGATGCCGCCGGGCGGCTACGACGTGATCCTCTCCCCGACCCTGGCCGCGCCGCCGGCCGAGGTCGGCGCGCTGCGCGATGACGCCGACCCCCAGGCCGAGTTCGCCGCCCTCGGCGCGTTCACCCCGTTCACCGCGCTCTACAACGCCACCGGTCAGCCCGCGGTGAACGTCCCGCTGCAGTGGAACGCCGCGGGCTTGCCGATCGGGGTGATGCTGGCCGGCCGGTACGGCGACGAGGCCACCCTGATCGCGCTGTCGGCGCAGCTGGAGCAGGCCCGCCCATGGGCGGGGCGCACCCCGTCCATGTGGTGA